A part of Miscanthus floridulus cultivar M001 chromosome 6, ASM1932011v1, whole genome shotgun sequence genomic DNA contains:
- the LOC136460674 gene encoding uncharacterized protein, whose product MEVAGTQAIGEPQSIVEKTLSLKRKSDDVGWEYGYLCDPTNLNKLKCKLSIPFNDIVNDEFVQMCEAIGQFGVQFEPPSQDHLRGVLLNEEYARTKSLLQERDAEKVKNGCSIMTDAWSDKKRRSIMNLCTNCADGTSFINSKEMSDVSHTSEVIFELVDKAIEEIGPDDGCYNVVQVVTDNASNNMETKKLLHEKRPNIFWTTCATHTINLMLQGIGSQKRFQKVIDQAKAFTTFVYGHTRTLECMRHFTEHRDIVRSGVTRFVSAFLTLESILEKKDRLRKMVVHSKWDGLREVSSKKGKAATATMMNPEFWKEVKMCLKVFEPLVKVLRLVDGDVKPSMGFLYGELLKAKREIKQVYGNVESRYKDVTAIIDKKMEGRLNSSLHLSFMFDGGDECATVVYEEDDDETMPGTGIHWTVIGEAMGASEPLELRQSSRIRELYAEEEFDSVEEEFDNEDGLDGMDEDE is encoded by the exons ATGGAGGTTGCTGGGACACAAGCAATAGGAGAACCCCAGTCAATAGTAGAGAAAACTTTGTCTCTCAAGAGGAAGTCAGATGATGTAGGATGGGAATATGGGTATCTATGTGATCCTACCAATCTTAACAAGTTGAAGTGCAAGCTAT CCATACCATTTAATGATATTGTCAATGATGAGTTTGTACAAATGTGTGAAGCAATTGGTCAATTTGGTGTTCAATTTGAACCTCCTTCTCAAGATCATTTAAGGGGGGTTTTGTTGAATGAGGAATATGCAAGAACCAAGAGTTTGCTGCAGGAACGTGATGCTGAAAAGGTGAAGAATGGATGCTCTATCATGACTGATGCCTGGTCTGATAAGAAGAGGAGAAGCATAATGAACTTATGCACGAATTGTGCTGATGGAACAAGTTTTATCAACTCAAAAGAGATGTCAGATGTGTCACACACAAGTGAAGTCATCTTTGAACTAGTGGACAAAGCAATTGAAGAAATTGGCCCTGATGAT ggatgttacaaTGTAGTGCAAGTAGTGACTGACAATGCTTCTAATAACATGGAAACAAAGAAGTTGTTGCATGAGAAGAGACCAAACATATTTTGGACCACATGTGCAACTCACACAATCAACTTGATGCTGCAAGGAATTGGCAGCCAAAAGAGGTTCCAGAAGGTAATTGACCAAGCAAAGGCATTCACTACCTTTGTGTATGGGCACACAAGAACCTTGGAATGCATGAGACACTTCACAGAGCATAGAGATATAGTCAGGTCAGGAGTAACAAGATTTGTTTCAGCATTTCTTACTTTGGAAAGCATTCTAGAGAAGAAAGATCGGCTAAGAAAGATGGTGGTTCATAGCAAGTGGGATGGACTGAGGGAAGTGTCATCCAAAAAAGGAAAGGCTGCAACAGCAACAATGATGAATCCTGAATTTTGGAAAGAAGTCAAGATGTGCTTGAAAGTTTTTGAGCCTCTAGTAAAAGTTCTTCGTTTGGTTGATGGGGATGTGAAGCCATCTATGGGTTTCTTGTATGGAGAATTATTGAAGGCAAAGAGAGAGATCAAGCAAGTTTATGGCAATGTGGAGTCTCGCTACAAAGATGTCACGGCTATTATTGATAAGAAGATGGAAGGCCGGCTTAATTCCTCTTTGCACCTGA GTTTCATGTTTGATGGTGGAGATGAGTGTGCAACAGTTGTCtatgaggaggatgatgatgaaacaatgccCGGTACAGGGATACATTGGACTGTTATTGGAGAAGCAATGGGAGCAAGTGAACCACTAGAGTTGCGTCAAAGTTCAAGAATAAGAGAGCTCTATGCGGAAGAGGAATTTGATTCTGTAGAAGAGGAATTTGACAATGAGGATGGGCTGGATGGCATGGATGAAGATGAATGA